CTTGACAGAATCCGGCTTGGTACCGGTGTCCGGATGCAGCTCTTTGCACCAGGCGCGGAAAGAAGCCTTGACCACAAAATCCGGGACATCCGGGTGGATCCCCATTATGTAATATGGATTGTTGAAGTCCGGCGCCGCCTGCTGGCCGGTATTCAACTTCTCCAGCACATCATCACCAAACAACTCAACCCCGTTGGCAATTACCCTGGAAAGTTTTTTACCGGTTAAAATCTTGCAGACATCATCTAAAGTACGTAATCCTCTAAGAAGTTCGCTCCCC
This genomic interval from Dehalococcoidales bacterium contains the following:
- a CDS encoding J domain-containing protein — translated: MAKKGSELLRGLRTLDDVCKILTGKKLSRVIANGVELFGDDVLEKLNTGQQAAPDFNNPYYIMGIHPDVPDFVVKASFRAWCKELHPDTGTKPDSVKFSKINEAYKVIMDSRKAAAAQ